From Cucumis melo cultivar AY chromosome 3, USDA_Cmelo_AY_1.0, whole genome shotgun sequence:
TGATCCCGCCTTTAGGAGATTCTATCagttgttccaaacttttcttcttgaggacagaaccttgttcttgttcttgcatgCTTTCCTTTAAGTGACTTTGAGTGACAAGTCCAGTGTAAGAGTCACTTGCAGTAGAAGATTTGGATGCAGCCTTATTTGTTGTCATTGATTTTCTTGCAGAGTTGGATGatgagagagagatgaaaggtagagatgtcccaccgggcgtgccaatttgttcacaaaagatttttggagaaatttgattcgtggagttgaacttgtgttgatgttgtatttatgttgattcgatgtgatgtggtttgatctctagaatttgatcctctgattctctctcacCTGGATGCTTTCGCTTGAAATTTAATCGTTAGAATTGctcaatttgtctttaaatttaatttgggacacataccaatttttagttaatctcaaatacaattattttagtaaatgatggggcaatttgtgattggttccaaaatttcttattcaacacaATGTCTTGAATGTCCCTACCAAATATGATTCATAAATTCAGTTGTTTACTAATCTCCAAATActctataattaaatattacttTGCATCCACCATAGAATATTCTACTCTCCCCCAAACCATAAAAAAACCATCAAATCTTCATTCTTCATTCCTCTGTTCGTCCATTCGAACCTTCGTCACATCTCCTTTGCTTCGTCCGTTCGCCCTTGTCACTTCACTTCAAGTTCGCTTCACTTCGTTCGTTTCCTTTCGCTTCCCTTCACTTTGAGTTGGGAGAATCAACATTCATTTGTTCGCTTCCATTCGAAACATCTTCAAAGGGATTTTTGTCGCTTTCTGCCATTCGTTCAAAGGGGATGTAACATTTTCTGACGTTTATACACAGACACGACAATCATATCTTCAACGTTTTCTGTCGTTCATCCTTTCCTTTAAAGGGAACAAACTCCTCAAATTTTGATGAGTTCTTCAAATTTCCTTTAAAGAAAATACGGTGAGTTCCTTTCGTCCCTTCTACGAGTGGAAATAATTGCAAAATTATTCAAAATGTGAGAAAATAATTAACAAAAGTATTGGgctaaatattttaaattggCAATATTTAATTTTCAGCCCAATTGTAGGATAATTGCATAATCAATTTGAATCATCCTTACCATTATatcttaaattattgtttcataaataatacaaaataatgattcaaatttgaattaaaactatattagaaatatatcaaatattatctTTGCATAATCTTAGGATTCAAACTAACAtgtaaaatttggatttaaaaataatgttagaattttaaattaaaactaacgGTTTCAGgtggaaaataatgttaaaatatcaaatatgtattacgTATTAGTTAAgtctatttttttatatatatactttgaagaataaaaaatacaaaatagttTAATTTATCTTTAGAGTTATTTTAGGGATACAAAGTAAAATAtgaattcaaattaaaattgttattaaaaatttgttaatatgcattatttaatatattttttataaacaatATTGAATATAAAAAATCATGAATTACTTTGATTTAAATGCTAATACCTAGTGAGGTTGAAACTAAACCATATCTTTTAACATGTTGGTTGAATATTTTGgaacaataaaatatttttttattttttatttagttaagatttaccaaaagtGATTGCGtttaaaaatatgatattttgttGATTAGTTGACCTCGGAAGTATACTCGGCTAAAAGAAATTggaaaaaataatcaaaataaatttggaatttactaagatttttctttttctatcgaAGATTTTGTTAGATAAACGTGGGCCGAAAACAAGGAAACCCATGTAACAAAATGGAACTCGATAGAGACATTTATGGCCCAAATCGCGAAAAATGGCGCCAAGGTTTTCAATCGAAACCGAGAACGTTGGCTCCAAAGTGAAAAAAGTTGAGTCAAAAGCATTAGAGAATCGAAGTAGGAAATGGCGACGATCTTCATCGCCGTCCAGTGCTTTCAATGTTCCACCATGCAGGTACCGAACTCTCTCTCACTGTTTCTCAGTCCTTTAACGTCTCTCTATACCTTCTGTAATGGCGAGCGATGGTTTCGATTCAGGTGAAGCAGCAGCGTAAGAGCGGGAACAAGTGGATCTGTGCAGTGTGTAACGAGAAGCAATCGGTGCAGAAGGTGTTTGCTCGAGCTCCTATGGCTAAAGACGTCCGTAAATTCGTACAAAGCTTCAATATGTCTCGGAAATATGCGAATGAACAGGCGAACGTCGACGATCTAATTCATGGAGGAATTGTTGATGACGATAAGCTTGATTGCAGTGGGAGGAGGAAAAGACGTAACGATTGGAGTGAATATCTCGATCCGGAGGAAGATCGGAGCCATAgtggaagagaaaatgaaggaGAGTTAGGtcattaaatttttaaatacatATTCAGTTAGTTTTAATCTTCGAAGAAAAATCTTTGTTAgatgatgattttttttctgTATCAGAGAGTGATTTAAAGATCGTGACGGAGCTTCCAGACATTAAAACCTGGAAATCTGATTCAAGGAGCTGCTCAAGCTGGTCGGAAGGAGAAGGCGATGGATTGTACAGACCACTTTTCTCTAAGAGAAAACATATAGCCAAGAATTTGAGCTCCCAAGGTAAAATTTGATGTTCATGTAACTTCTTGCACTTCTTCAAGAAAGGATTAAAAAACGCCAATAAAATTGCAGATGAGATCCAAAACTGGGAGTCGCCATCAGCAATTCACACATCAAAATTGAGTAAAGGCGACGATGAGCAAACTTTCTCGACGGCCGAATACTTGAGTGCGCCTTTCCAGGACAAGAAGATGAGCAAAAACAGCCATGAAGTTGAGAGTGAGATTCAAAACTGGGAGTTGCCATCAGAAACTGAAGCATCAAAGTGGACTAAAGATGATGAAAATTCAAGAACGAAAAGTTGCATATTAGGTAAGGTAAGAGGAGCTTCATCTAAGTGGAGTGAATACATAACTGAAGAAGAAAATTGTGGAGGcagaaatgaagaaaatatgGCGAGAGAACAGGGAATGGATATCTTGAAGATGATAAATGATGAAATTGTTGAAGACGATATCCACCCTGATTTCAAATGACAATGACAGAGCAAAATAATACCATTTGtgattagaaaagaaaaaattattttagtttggtaTTATTGTTCATGATTCAAGACTTTGGATATAGCAACTATTGTTTTGGTAGAATTTGTCAGTTTGGAAAGAATGAAACACTTTTTTTTAGTGAAAAAAGAAGTTTAAAGAAATCATTTCAAACTGACAATTTATTAGTTAGATGGTGAAGATCTTAACTACAAACATTTGAATCATGAACAATAGCAATATAAAGAAAGCCTTGAATCATGCATGACTCATGAGCTGAAATAAgagcaaaaacaaaaacatgaaATCAGTGTTAAATCTCAAAGAAAACTGTAGGTTAGATAACAAATGTGTCATCATGGATCTAACAAAACCAAACAAATTTACTAGAAAACTTAACCCCAAAAAACTCCTCAGTACCAAAATTCTAAAATATCCAAaactataattaaataaaataatgccgccgcaaatatttttttttaaaaaaaaacctaatttaaatataaaagaaactaaaaagggaaaaagaatatataaaacCCAACCATAAAAATATGTTCACCATGCAGAATAAAGAATGTTGCAAGGAAAATTGAATGTCAGGGAACCCGTGCTTTCTTTTCCAGTCTTTGTTCATTTGGTCAGGGCCAATGCACCAAGCTGATCAGAAAGCTCGGGTTCCGACGAAGCTTTGCGAAGGACTTCCATTGCCTCAGCCACCTTACTTTTCAAGTCTTCAGGTGACTCGATGAGATGAAGTACCTCTGGTTGGTCCATCTCCAGCAACATTCCAGTAACCTTTGCTGCATGACTTGGCTCGAGACGTTCCACAAGTGGATACAACTGCTCGCCGAGCATCTGTATCAATATAATGCAGAAACCACGAAGTACAGTTAAATGGTATGTTTCATGTAAGAAAAATATGGTTTCATATTTCTCTAATAAATGAAAGAAACAAACATGGTGCCATACCACACGTTGGTTTTCTGGTGTAGCGGAAGCTAATGCAGAAGCAAGTGTTGAGGTAGGCACGGCCCTTGTTCGCTGGATGTCATTGGGAGGGCTAGACACTCCAGAACCATCAAAAGCTAGAGGCATCATCGGACTAACAAGACCTTGGGGCAGGACAGGTGACTCTAATCCATTTCGTGCATTGTTCATGTATCTAAAGCCTTGTCCGAAGCCACGGAGTGGTAACTGGGTTCAAGAAATGATATCACAAGATAAGaacaaaaaaatagtttagaggCATTTGGATCGGCCTTGAAGGACTTTAGTTATCTTTGGGTAGTCCAAGATGATGAAAAATGTTACCTGCTGCTGCGGTAAAGGTTGTGAATTTCCACCTCGCCTCATCCCTGAGCGTGGCCCAGGCTGTCCTTGCCTTTGAAATTGGTATGGCATGAGGAAGTTTGGGCCCATACCAGGTCGCATCCCACTCATGAGTTGAGGCTGGAAACCATATCCAGCAGGCTGCGGGGGTGCTAGCCCTGGGTTTCCCTGACCATAATACATTTGCTGAGGTGAAACTCGTGCCCCTGGATGAAATCCTGGAATTCCAGAAGGCAAAGATGATATTCCACCAGTTGCTCGGATTTGAGCAAATTGTGCCTGCACGCAGGGACAAATGTACGAAGTTATCGATTTCCTAATAAACCGCAATTTACAAAATTACAATAACATGAAGACATGTGTAACGAATGTTTTTTACTTaacaaaatttaacaaaattcgACCGAGGAAAATAGAACTTGAATACTCTGGTCAATCCCCAAGAAGAAATATCACACCTGCAACCGAGCCTTTCTTTCTTCCTTGCGCTGGGCAACAGCCACATAGAGAGGCTTCCTTCCTTTcatctttccattcatttcatttaactaaaaaatacaTAAGAAACAAAAATCTTAATATCAATATTTGGATCTGGATCTTaatgaaaaattagaaaaatacaaataaattaCGGCTTTGGTTGCTTCATCTGGTGAGGAAAAGGCAACAAAACCAGACCCTTTGCTCAGTCCATGTTGGTCAAGCATAACCTGACAAATAAATCAACCAAGCATTGAGATCAACAAAAGCAAAATTAACCTGTAGGCTTTTAATGGTATATATAAGAAGACAAATGGAGATTGCCAAAAGAAAAACGAACCTTGCATGATGTGATTGTTCCATACTCAGAGAATAACGCTTTAAGTTTCTCATCATCAATATGGTcatcaagattttttatatacaaaTTAGCACCTTGTAATTTTTCAAATCTACTCTTTCTTTCCTGTTCAAATTTTGCTTTCAACTCAGCCTCCCTTTCTGCTTTCCTTTGAGCCCTACCTACGTACAAAATCTTGTCATCTCCAAGGACGGTACCGTTCAACTTTTCAACTGCAGCAGCAGCAGAGTCTGTGTTCTGGAAGTTCACAAAACCAAAACATTTGGACTTCCCATTTGAATCAGTCATGACAATTGCACTAGTAATGGTACCATGTGCAGCAAAAAGATTTTTTAGGTCATCATCAGTGGTAGTTTCTGGTAAGTTTTTCACATAAACATTAGTAAACTGTGATCCATTTGCCCGAATCCTTTCTTGGTGTCGAATAAAATGCCCAACATAAACTTGCTTATCATTGAGCAGCATGCCATTCAACTTTTCTATGGAAATTTCCGCTGATTCCTCACTTTCAAATTGCACAAATCCGTAACCTTTTGACTGTCCATTGCTATCTACAGCAACTTTACAAGAAAGGACAGGACCAAAAGCAGCAAATGTATCACGTAACGCCTTGTTATCAATTGACAAGTCCAGATTTTTGATAAAAACATTTGCATAGCCACTTTTCCGAATGCTAGGATCTCGATTAGATATCATAATCCTGATAGGCTTCCCATTAACAGGCGTGAAATTCAAATGCTCCATGGCATTGACAGCTGACAATTTATGAAACGAAGCAAAAgtagtttaaatatataaatttgtcccagaaaactatttttaaaaaaatccaacTAATGTATAACAAACTACAAAGTTCACAGCAGCATGAATGCATGAAATGTATAACAAAGGATTGAAGAAATATAATCATAAACTAAATAAGCTAACATGCATTTACCGTTTACATAGGACCGCgaatagaaacaaaataaaatagagaAATTCAATAATAGAAAATCTTTGTTTCGAAATTTTTGATTGATCTTGAATTAGATATAAAACAATTATCAAATTTTGGTGATGGGATGGTCTTTAAAAGCATTTTTAACATGAAATTTCTCATAATATTTTTCGCCAGTatcaaattgaaataaaaactaAGAGTTTGATCAGTATAAAAATATGAATCcacaaaaatcaaaattcaaGCGTATCATCCagaaattacaaaataaacatagaaaagaagaacaaaaaaaaaaaaaaaaaaaaaaaaacgaaccATCCTGGTGGCTGCTAAAATTAACATAAGCATATCCAAGCGATTGCCTGCGTGTCTGATCCCTGCAAACCCTAATGGATACAACCTGAGCCACTTGGCCGAACAGTTCCAAAAGCTGTCCCTCGTTCACGCTCTGGTCCAGATCGCCTACATACAATGAAGAACTCAAAAACCCGCCTCCAGTGGCCACAGCTCCCGTCGGAGGAGGAATCACCGCCGTTTGAACTGTAGCGGCCGTCGCCGGAGCCGGAACTGTAGCCGCCATGCCGTCTCgtgagaagaaaaaaacaaaaaaaatcgagGGAATACAATTGAATAGTTATGTAAAAGAGTTAGCGATTGCGATCGAACAGGGAGGAAGAACACTAGGGTTTCTAAActctaaaaatagaaaatcgaaggttttttctttgtttgtttttttttttttgttttcttttccttatttttttccttttcttcttcagtTCCTCCAAGAGGGAAGGGAGAGACGCAAAACGAAATCGAAACTGATTTATTTATATGTGGAGAAAAGCGGGGAGATTCCAAAACGGTGAGTTTTGAGAACGGATGACATGGCATTCCAGGCCGTATCTTTTATCAAATTGTCGCGCGCTTTTGgttttttattctttgtttGCACGTGTCTTTTTATTCATTTCATatacattttatatatttttgtggCCAAGTCAAATCAAAGGTTAATaatatctttattttttattttttattttatttttttctctctctctcttaaatCAAATTGATTATTTAAACACCTTTCTATCAATAAAAATTCAACATTTGCAAGACGaagtagtttttaaaaactaggTTGATAGTCCAACAATATGAAAGTTTGCAAAAATATAATACTTTCCGAGTCCAAGCCTACTTTAAATTTGTTTCAATAAGTGTACTTATGCTTTACTCAAATCTAATTGCTATGtgattttcatttgatattgaTTTGTAAATGATTGTTATCTAATTACTTTATGATATACTAATTGTTACTATTATTGATTACTGTTTTATTATTGTTCGATTAATATCTAATTGTTATCTGATAATGATCGTTATCTTTTATTATTCTCTACTTTGTTTATTACCGATTGCTATCTTATACTATTTTCTACTTGATGCTTGTTTTATTCTTATTTGATATCGATGGTTCTATTATTACCAATTTCTATTTGCTTGTTTGATTGTGAAATACTAGTAGGcaatgatatatatttttcacGTGATAATGATTTGTAAAATTGTCGATGATATTGATTATTGTTTGACAACAACAATTAGATAGCAATCAATAATATAAATTGTCATCTTATTGTTCTCTGATTGCTatccaaaaatttaaattaatactaGTTCTTAACACGTGTCATGCACGTGACATTTgtgtttcattttctttctcccaattgttctttaaaattaatgtcacgacccaactttccagaCTAAGTTGAGATCATTACTTACGACTAGACTCACAGTAAAATGCACAAACTCGTAAAAAGATCTGTTTACGAATCATTAAAATCCTTCAATACATAagaaaagcagtttcgggccctattttaaataactttCCAAAAGTTCCAACACATAATCCATGAAGTCATCAAAACAAGACAGGAAAACAattgttctaaccatgactccatttaataagtaaaaaaaacagaaacagTAAATACGTTCAGCGGAAGCATAAGAAAAAACTAGAcatgtccatatggccttcacgtatccttcttgcctctcgccGATCTGCCTCTCGCgttacctttacctgaaaaagttaaagagtaaagggtgagtataaaaatatacccagtaaaagacccactactgggcccgttagggtaataacggttagcttcctattaagtggtttcgtagaatgcacacatcaatcagtcgagtgatcccgaaggatgcacatatcagttgagtgaccccgaaggatgcacatatcagtctagtgaccccgaaggatgcacatatcaatctagtgaccacgaatgatgcacatatcagtctagtgatcccaaataatgcacatatcagtctagtgatcccgaaggacgcacatatcagtccagtgaTCTCGGATGACacatatatcagtctagtgatcccggaggacgcacatatcagtc
This genomic window contains:
- the LOC103496578 gene encoding uncharacterized protein LOC103496578; this translates as MATIFIAVQCFQCSTMQVKQQRKSGNKWICAVCNEKQSVQKVFARAPMAKDVRKFVQSFNMSRKYANEQANVDDLIHGGIVDDDKLDCSGRRKRRNDWSEYLDPEEDRSHSGRENEGELESDLKIVTELPDIKTWKSDSRSCSSWSEGEGDGLYRPLFSKRKHIAKNLSSQDEIQNWESPSAIHTSKLSKGDDEQTFSTAEYLSAPFQDKKMSKNSHEVESEIQNWELPSETEASKWTKDDENSRTKSCILGKVRGASSKWSEYITEEENCGGRNEENMAREQGMDILKMINDEIVEDDIHPDFK
- the LOC103496577 gene encoding polyadenylate-binding protein 3, whose protein sequence is MAATVPAPATAATVQTAVIPPPTGAVATGGGFLSSSLYVGDLDQSVNEGQLLELFGQVAQVVSIRVCRDQTRRQSLGYAYVNFSSHQDAVNAMEHLNFTPVNGKPIRIMISNRDPSIRKSGYANVFIKNLDLSIDNKALRDTFAAFGPVLSCKVAVDSNGQSKGYGFVQFESEESAEISIEKLNGMLLNDKQVYVGHFIRHQERIRANGSQFTNVYVKNLPETTTDDDLKNLFAAHGTITSAIVMTDSNGKSKCFGFVNFQNTDSAAAAVEKLNGTVLGDDKILYVGRAQRKAEREAELKAKFEQERKSRFEKLQGANLYIKNLDDHIDDEKLKALFSEYGTITSCKVMLDQHGLSKGSGFVAFSSPDEATKALNEMNGKMKGRKPLYVAVAQRKEERKARLQAQFAQIRATGGISSLPSGIPGFHPGARVSPQQMYYGQGNPGLAPPQPAGYGFQPQLMSGMRPGMGPNFLMPYQFQRQGQPGPRSGMRRGGNSQPLPQQQLPLRGFGQGFRYMNNARNGLESPVLPQGLVSPMMPLAFDGSGVSSPPNDIQRTRAVPTSTLASALASATPENQRVMLGEQLYPLVERLEPSHAAKVTGMLLEMDQPEVLHLIESPEDLKSKVAEAMEVLRKASSEPELSDQLGALALTK